From the Cataglyphis hispanica isolate Lineage 1 chromosome 24, ULB_Chis1_1.0, whole genome shotgun sequence genome, the window TTTTGTTTTACAGGAAATAGCTCGTATTCCTTTTTCTCAGGAACAAACCAAGCAAACACGTCTCAGTATCGAAGATCGTGTTAAAATTGTAGAACGACTTAATAATGGAGAGAAAGGTACTGATCTAGCACGGGAATACAAGATATCCAGATCggcaataacatttataaagaaatccaAAGAATATCTGATAAAACAAAGAAGTGCACTTATTATGTGCCAAGGACAAACATCCAAGAAGAGATGCACTGGCGTTGAAAATAGTCCTCTTGAGCAAGCTTTATATGAATggtttcttcaaaaaaaaagtatagggGAACTTGTTACAGGAACAATGTTGCAAGAAAAGGCAGTTGAGTTGAATAAAATGCTTAATGGTGACAGTAATTTTAAAGGCACCAATGGTTTTATatccaaatttaaaaaaaggcaCAGCATTGGATCTTCAACAATTCATGGGGAAAGAGcttctgcaaataaaaatgcgaGTACTTTTTGtcgagaatttataaaatatattatggataataaaataccattggataaagtttataatgcCAAAGAAACTGTACTTTACTGGAAAACACTGCCAAATAAAACTTTGACCAGCAGTGAACATGAAGCTCCTGATAAAGAACCAGATAAAAACAAAGTCACATTGATGGTATGCACAAATGCAACAGGAAGTCACAAATTGCCTATGTTAATTGTTGGAGAAGCATATAACTGTTTAGAGAATATAAGATcatcatcaattatttatacaagacAGAACAATACATGCATAGACAAACAGTTGATGTTAACATGGtatcaagaaatttttctatcagaaattgaAGCAGTTCATAGCTCCAATGTCGAACAATGTCTTCTTTTACTCAATGATGTTTCCAATTATCCTTCAGTAGAACAACTCAACTCAATCAGTGAACGATGTCAAGTAATTTGTCTACCATCTGACACGACTTCTCTTGCACCTATGGATCAAGGAGTTATTGAGAAACTGAAGAAGATAtacagaaaacattttttaagagTAATACTTGCAGCAGAAACTACAGAAGAAGTCCAGAAATTGTTGAAGTCCCTTGATATACTCAAATGCTGTCATTTAATAAGTGATGCATGGGATGAAATGATGGAAATCATCATAAGAGATAGTTGGAAGAATATCTTTCCATTATACCTAGAAGAACAGCTTGAttcacgaatatttttaaatatggtAAATAAAATTCCTGAGTATGACAATATCACATtagaagatattaatttatggttAAACAGTGACAACAATAAACAAGAATCCCAAGTGTTAAATCAAGAAGTATTAGATCAAGAAGTGGATTTCTCAGAAGATCATGAAAAACATGAAGTTGATCAAGAAATAAACCAAGAGAATGAAGAGGCAGAAAACAATAAGTATTTAAATGACAATGATTCTACAAATGATGTTACATCAAAAAGTGCTCTTGATGCAATTATTACATTCTTATTCTGGTATCAAACTCAAAATCAATGCTCTCTTCAAGATCGTcaatatatacgaaaattCTGGAAACGTGCAATGGATGAGATACTtccaaaagataattaataaataatataatatatatatatataaaatattatatattaaactcaattattaaagtttgttttactataaataaaatttttatttattgaaataaatttatttattataaaatttattttatataaaacaacatTTGAACATTTGTAACATTTATGGAAAGAATGTGTTCAGATATTTAATGTGAAATAGACATAATAGGAACTTTCTAgcgaaaaatacatataaacgcaattttatatgattggttatcaaatagagaattttaaagttccgaaattttttttgttgtgtTTATTTGCTGGGAAGCAGAATGAATTTATATCCTCGAGTATGTTCCGATTCTCCACCCGGGTGCACCCGATATAGTTTACG encodes:
- the LOC126858156 gene encoding jerky protein homolog-like translates to MTDKEIARIPFSQEQTKQTRLSIEDRVKIVERLNNGEKGTDLAREYKISRSAITFIKKSKEYLIKQRSALIMCQGQTSKKRCTGVENSPLEQALYEWFLQKKSIGELVTGTMLQEKAVELNKMLNGDSNFKGTNGFISKFKKRHSIGSSTIHGERASANKNASTFCREFIKYIMDNKIPLDKVYNAKETVLYWKTLPNKTLTSSEHEAPDKEPDKNKVTLMVCTNATGSHKLPMLIVGEAYNCLENIRSSSIIYTRQNNTCIDKQLMLTWYQEIFLSEIEAVHSSNVEQCLLLLNDVSNYPSVEQLNSISERCQVICLPSDTTSLAPMDQGVIEKLKKIYRKHFLRVILAAETTEEVQKLLKSLDILKCCHLISDAWDEMMEIIIRDSWKNIFPLYLEEQLDSRIFLNMVNKIPEYDNITLEDINLWLNSDNNKQESQVLNQEVLDQEVDFSEDHEKHEVDQEINQENEEAENNKYLNDNDSTNDVTSKSALDAIITFLFWYQTQNQCSLQDRQYIRKFWKRAMDEILPKDN